The Silene latifolia isolate original U9 population chromosome X, ASM4854445v1, whole genome shotgun sequence genome contains the following window.
aatttattaatcgagaatagtggacgtaggtgtcgacttgtgaaactgaaccacttcaaaaaccgtgtgtctcttcgttctttcgtttgtgtCGTTTATTccgtttactttcattagttgattagttaaagtttaatcaataaactttaaataatcaattacatacgcataatcgaaaaagctttaaaaagttttaaatcctcaattcacccccccccctcttgagtattttggatcaatagactcttcagatACAGTAATTCATATGTCACTATACATCAACAATTTGCTGCAGAAAAAAAGAAGTTGCGATTTTCAAACTGCTAAAGGTTCATCCAAAAATTTTCAAATGCTATACTAGCTCAATTTTTTGAAAGTCTGCTCTACAGTGCACAAAACTATAATCAATACGAGTATTTATCAAATACGGAGCACACACTTTCTCACCCAAGCCGCAACCATGCTAGCTACGACCCAAAAAATAGATGAGAGCAATATGGTGGAGTTAATATTCCACAAAACGCCACATTAGGTACATGATACccacaaattataaattacacaACTTCTAAATTTGATCAAATACATAAACACCATGCCTCAGATACACTGTTTTAGCTAGCCAGAtacattttttttcaaattagcTGGAATCATGTATCTAACAGCTTGAAGAGATGTATCTTTGGCTAAGAATTTTATTCTGTCATGCCCCCATTAAacacaaaaaaaatacaaaaacaggCAGAAAAATGATCTAGAGGTAGAAAAATTATACAGAGATACACATCTTTGTGATCCTAGATACACTAGTTCAGTTTTGTAGATACATacgggttcaggtacgaactaGTCAGATACATGCTTCTAGCTAGAACTGAACGAGTATGTATCTACAAAACTGAACTAATGTATCTAGGATCACAAAGATGTGTATCTCTGTATAATTTTTCTACCTCTGGATAATTTTTCTGcctgtttttgtatttttttttgtgtttaatGGGGGCATGACAGAATAAAATTCTTAGCCAAAGATACATCTCTTCAGGCTGTTAGATACATGATTCCAgctaatttgaaaaaaaatgtaTCTGACTAGCTAAAACAGTGTATCTGAGGCATGGTGTTTATGTATTTGATCAAATTTAGAAGTtgtgtaatttataatttgtggGTATCATGTACCTAATGTGGTGTTTTGTGGAATATTAACTCAACCATATTGCTCTCGTCTATTTTTTGGGTCGTAGCTAGCATGGTTGCGGCTTGAGTGAGAAAGTCTGTGCTCCGTATTTGATAAATAATCGTATTGATTATGGTTTTGTGCACTGTAGAGCACCTTTCAAAAAATTGAGCTAGTATAGCACTTGAAAATTTTTGGATGAACCTTTAGCAGTTTGAAAATCGCAACTTCTTTTTCTCTACAGCAAATTGTTGATGTATAGTGACATATGAATTACTGTATCTAATTTGAATGAGATGTGTACATGTGCAGATAGTATACCTGCTACTAATGTCCATGCCTCAGATATACCGGTTGTACTTCCCTTGATAGATGCAACAGGTACAAAAAATGTAGCTTGAGCATGTATCTAAATACATTAACTATTGTATCTAATATCATAGTAATGTGTACCTATGGAGTATATTTTTTGGCTGATTTTAGTACTGGAACATAATGCATTTTCTACTGTGTGTCATTTCCTGTGCGATAGCAGTATAGTCTTTCTTTGCTAATGTTGATGCTCTAATGAACAATGATATACCTCATGTGCTTCCATTGACTAATGCACCAGGTAAAAAAAATTGTGGCTTGTTCATTAACAAGGTTTGATTTCACTAATATAATGTACTTGCCTTAAAATAACAACCTTTTGGTTAAATCATCTTGTAGAAACCCCCACAAGTTGGTTCTGAAAACACAATTTTTGGATTCCCAAGGTGTCCAGAAGATCTAAAACCAATCAACGGTATGATATTTTCAAATTTGGAAGATAGAATAGATTTTTACAACAAATATGCAAAAGTTTGTGGGTTTATTCCAATGTTAGATTCAACAAAATTGGTTAATGGGATTATTACACACAAgcgttgtgtgtgtaataaagaAGGCAAAAGTAGGAACAAGGGGACTAAAAGAAAGAGAACTGTTACGAGAACAGCATGTGAAGCTAAGGTTAGTTTTAAGATAATTGATACCGGTGAATACCAAATTTATGATTTTGTTGAGGTACACACACACGCAATGGTTACACCAGCTACAATGGTTCATATGAAACCATCTAGGAATTTGAACCTCTTTCACAAGAAAATGATCATGGATAATTCAAGGATAAATCATGGTCCGGTGGATTCCTTTAGAATGTTTAAAGAATATGTAAAAGGGTACAGAAATATTGGGGCTTCTTTAGaagatttcaaaaacttttcaagggatgttaagaaatatatcaaggaatatGATGCTGAGATGTTATTGGAGACTTTCATGCAAAAGAAGGCTATGTCTCCATCATTTTATTTCGACTTTGAGgtggatgatgaaaaaagacaaaGTAAGGTTTTTTGGGCAAATCCAATCTCAATTAAAAACTATGCCCTTTTTGGTGAAGCCGTCTCTTTTGATGCTACTTATAACTTCAATGAATATAAAATGGTGTTTTGTCCGTTCACTGGTGTGGACAACCATAAAAGATGCGTCACTTTTGCGGGTGGTTTGTTAAGAAAGGAAGATGGAGAATCATTTACCTGGTTGTTTGAGAATTTTGTGAAGGCTATGGGTGATTTCTATCCTACTACAATTTTAACTGACCAATGCAAAGGCATCAATCAAGCTGTAAAAGATGTGTTTGGTGACAAAACACAACACCGATTATGCATGTGGAATATAATGAAAAAGTTGCCAGACAAAGTCGGGCCAACAATTTGCCAAAACACAAACTTTTTGAAGGACATAAATTCTATTGTTTGGGATGGAGAGATTGATACACAAGAATTCGAATTGAGATGGAAATCGATCCTTTCTTCGTATGAGCTTTCTGATCATGAGTGGCTGAAGTCAATGTTTGACATTCGTTCAAGTTGGATTCCTGCCTACTTTAGAGACATATATCTTGGTGGGATTATGCGCACAACATCAAGGTCAGAATCTGAAAATAGCTTCTTTGGAAATTTCACAAACCCGCACCTCACTCTTGTTGTGTTTTGGATGCCTTTCCAATCGGCTATGGATGTGCAGCGTTGGAAATATGCTAAGGTGACTGCTGATGATAAGAACTCTTCTCCAAAATTATCAACACCTCTCCTTCTAGAAAAGAAAACTTCTGAATTTTACACCAACACTGTTTTTTTTATCAATTTCAAGAAGAACTCCAAAATGCGTGTTTTACTTGTGGTCTTTCAACTAGGACAACTGAAGACAACAATGAGCATATTTCAATAATGGACCGCGAGAAAGACAAGGTATACAAAGTTGATTTAAGTGGTAATAAATTTTCTTGTTCGTGTAAGATGTTTGAAAGAATTGGGTTACTTTGTAAGCATGTTATGTGAATGTTAAAATATAGAGGGTTTGATGATATACCTAGGGAGTATCTATTAGACAGATGGAGCAAATATGCAACCTGTCGTCCTATTTTTAATGTTGTTGGGACAACCCTCCTAGCTGATTGTATGTCAATAGAAAACCACCAAAGCAAGATAAGTGAATTGTGGTCGGAAGTATTTACTTCAGTTTCgcttgatgaagataatgaggaaCTTGGTGATAAGCTGCTTGAACTTCTTCGCGGTTTCAACGAGAAATTGATGATTTCAGTTAAGCGTGGGAAGTCAAAAAACAAGAAAGCTGAAATTGAGATGCTTATTTGCTCAAAAATACCGTCTGAAGCTAGTGTTCTACCACCAGAAAAGTGTAAGAATAAGGGATCGggaagacggattacttcaaacAAGGAAAAGGCAGTACAAGAAAATGCCAAGCCTTTGAGGAAATGTCGTGCTTGCGGTgaaatgactcatcatgttaGTAGGAATTGTCCTAGTCGAGCCACTCAAAAATGACTCCAGTTTGATTTCAGCTAGAAAAAGTTTAAGTTGTATTAAGTATTCTAAAAACTTTCTAGTATGTAAAGACTTCTAAGAAGTATGTTGTAGTTGACTTTAAATAGTGGTCTTTCTAGTGTGTAACGACTTTTAAAAACTTTCTAGTGTGTAAAGTCCAAGGTACATTGTCATGTTTAATTAACGCATCTTGGGCCATAATTCCTTAGCGTGCTTTGCGCTTAGTTATGATGGATCCCTATAGTCGCGATGGTTTGGTTTTGTCTAATGTCTCACGTTTACCGTTCCAACACTTTGCTTCTCTATTATTATACAAACTTTTATTGTGTACACTCAAAAGTCGAGCTGTGACACACGTAAGAAATATTGATTGATATAGAAAACATACAAAGTAGTTTTAGGCCGAAGGACGATAAACATAATCTTCTTGTTTCTACATATGTAGAATAGTCTACATGTAGGAAGAGGTGGAAAAATAGTGGTGGTaccataattaaaaataaaatattaatacaGATTGTAGATTAAGTTCTTTACTTCATAAATATTGATGAAACAATGGGAATAGTGAATTGGTGTAGTTTTTCTCGTAACTTGAATGTTGCATGTGGTGTTTCTTCTTACCATAATTGTCATATGTGCCATTACTACCTCGCCTATTGTTCTCACCAAATCAGTACTAAAGTCATGGTAGCTATACTTAGCTACAAATTGTTTGACCCACATCAATTAAGATTATTTAACCCACAAATTGTTCAGAGGAATTTTGatgaattaaaaattaaatttacttTATTGGTTATAGGAATTTAATAACTACTAGCTGGGTATTATTAATAGTAACCATGTATATACACAAAACATGAAAAAAGTAACGTTAAATtagtttaaaataattttatcatcTCCGGCACATGTGTATCCACAAAGCCAGGGATGTGTATCCAGACAGCCAACAATGTGTATCCACACAGATGCAGGTGTGTATCCACAGGCAGCTGTGGTGTATCTGCACAGCCGAAAATCTGTATCCCCACAGGCAATGTACCAAGAAACTCATAGATGTGTGTTTACACAGCCAGTAATGTGTATCCACGCAACAACCGCAATATGGGTTAATAGGAATTTAATAACTGAATAGTATTAATAGTAACCATACATTGAAAAAGGATTGAAACAAAAGCCATTGTGTCAAAAATGTTCCTGGAATGTTTGAACACAACACTATTAAATTCGATTACACTTCAGTACGCACAACACATCCACAAAACACACTCCCATCTGCTAAAATAATCTACAAACTCACCTGGCCATAAAACATGAAAAAAGTAACGTTAAGTTAGTTTAAAATAATTTTTCATGTAAAATAAAATTAGCATCTCCGGCACATGTCTACCTACAAAACAGTAGGAATGTGTATCCACAAAGTCGGGGCTGTGTATTCACACACCAACGGGTGTGTATCCAAACAGCCAGAGATGTGTATCCACACTAGTTGCAGGTGTGTATCCACAGAATAGTAGGAATGTACCCACCCAACATCGGAGGTGTATTCGCACATTCTGATATGTGTATCCAGACAGCCAACAATGCATATCCACACAGCTGCCGGTGTGTATGCAGACAACTGTAGGTGTGTATGTAGACAGCTGCAGGTGTGTATTCACGCAGTAGCTGGGATGTATCTGCACAGCCGAAGAAGTGTATCCACACAACAGGAGGTGTGTATCTACACACTGAAAGAAGTCTATCCAGCAATTTAAGATTGTGTGCCCTACTAACGTGTTCTATCGCACCTACATATATGTATCTATCAGTTCCACATATTCAAAAATTACCTTTGCAGTATTTTTCTCCCACTTGAGTAGTTTCAACATAATTTGTCGACGATAAGCAATCATATTCTGTAAATTAAAATGACGATAGGTAATGACACGTAAAGTGAACAAACcgtaaaatatgaaaatttacttATCAAGTCTATTAAATTCACTTTGAAATAGTTTTGGTCCTCCCATAATTTCTTATCGTGTATTGCACCCTCCAGAAACTTCATAACAAATAGTCCGCAATCATAAATACACATACAGTATGAGATTGTTAAAGTGAAAAACTACATCTTGTTAAAGGACAAAACTTTATAACAGTGGAAATCTACTATATGAAACCCCCTAACCCCAGCTTAATAAATAAGGAAGTTTTTAGAAAACTTATGTGTTTTGTTGCTGAGGTACATTGATAACAACAGTAGTAAACAAGATGATGCCCCTAAGATGATTGTAACCCTTGTGGTGCTCAAACTGATTTGCAACATGGAACACCTTTGAATGACAACAACTTATCAAAaatagtaataaaataatttcatACTAACTgataataaaaatgcaaaaatataacaAAAAAAGTAGAGTCCATACAatatcctccacataagaattatACTCCTCAATATCATATGCTTTTTCTAAGTTTGGCTTGCATGAGTCCAAGATATAGTTTTCCTGCTTCTTGAGGTCCGACACAGAAGCTAACCAATGATTACCATTTTTGCCAATTGTGAAAAACACCTACCAATGTCATAGTAGTAAAGGTCATACAATGACATTCCACCCAACTCCAAAACAACTTTTCCACTAGATTCCCAACAAATTTACCTTTTCAATAGTTGCTCCATTTTCAGGCTTGTAGTGCATCTTAAGATGAGGGCACCAGACAATATTTCCTTTCTGAGGACTTAATGCGTGCTTAGCAAACtgaaaattataaaattgtttagATATTGAGGACTAATACATCTGAAAAAACTGCATTTTCGAATCTGAATCAACatgtataaataataataataataatgtataaAAATGCATTTTCGAATCTGAAAAACTGCATTTTCGAATCTGAATCTTAATTATCTACCTGCActgttgttggcaagtagagAATATCAGTTCTATCACATGTGCACATCACACCATATATATCAAGCACCTACATATAAGAGGATTTTTGGAAGCTTAAGGATGCTGAAGCTAAGATCCTGATTCAAAGAGCCAAAATTCATGATATCAAACTTAATGATGCTGGGTCTAAATTCTTTTCCACTATGATTAAGGAGAGACAGCAGAGTCAGCTCATTGGAGAAATCCAGGATTTAGATGGTTGTACTCATCATGGACTCCATGAGGTGGGTGAGGCCTTTGTTGATTACTATAAGCAGCTCCTTGGTTCTTCTACCCCTGTCCAGAGTATGGATTCTTCTATTGCTCAGGCTGGATGCCTAGATGACCATGATAAGATGCTGCTCACTGAACCTATGTCCAGGGAAGAGATCAAAGCTGCTTTATTTTCTATTGGGTCTAATAAGAGCCCTGGACTGGATGGTTTTTCCTCTGGTTTTTTCAAAGCCACTTGGGATATAGTTGCTGATGACTTTTGCCTTGCTGTTACTGATTTCTTCAAGACTGGTTTTATGCCTAAACAGGCCAATGTCACTCTTATATCCCTTATTCCTAAAAAGAAAGTGGTCCAAACTGTCAAAGATTTCAGGCCTATCTCCTGTTGCTCTGTCATCTATAAGACTATTAGCAAGATTCTGACAACTAGATTGCAGAAGGTGGTGGCCAAGCTCGTTGGCTATGAGCAGGCTGCTTTTGTACCTGGTAGGAGCTTACCTGAAAATGTCATGTTAACTCAGAGCTTAGTTAAGGGATACCAAAGGAAATACCTGACTCCCAGATGCATGCTCAAAGTTGACATAAGTAAGGCATTTGATTCTATACAATGGCCTTTCCTCACTAGTATGCTTACCACTCTGAACTTCCCTACAGTCTTTATCAAATGGATTATGGGATGTGTTACTGGTGCCTGGTTTACTCTCAAAGTTAATGGATCAAATTATGGGTTTTTCAAGGGCAGGAGTGGAGTTAGGCAAGGGGACCCTCTGTCTCCCCTACTTTTTGTCCTCAGTATGGAAATGCTCTCTCGAATTCTTAGGACATTGTGCAACTCCCAGGATGTATCCTATCACCCTAAATGTATGAAGCTTGGCCTCACACATCTCATTTTTGCTGATGACCTCATGGTCTTCACCAGGGGAGATTTGCCATCTGTTCAGAAGATTGCTgacattctgaaactctttgctAGCTGGTCTGGATTGAATGCTAATTTTGAGAAGTCTGAGGCTTATTTTGGTGGAGTCAACTCTACTCTGAAACAGCTCATTCTGAATGCCATTGGCTTAAAAGAAGGCTCTTTCCCCTTCAGATACCTTGACCTCCCTATACATCCTTCTAGACTCACTAGTACCATGTATGATCCTATTATTCTTAAAGTGCAGCGCCTAGCTTGCAGTTGTGCTGTCAAATTCCTCTCCTATGCTGGTAAAACTGAAGTCCTCAACTCTATGGTCTTTGGCTTGGAGAACTTTTGGTGTGGTAGCCTGCTCTTACCACAGAATATCTGTGCCACCATAACTAAGTTGTGTAGACAATTGTTTTGGGGATACCAGGATGGGTAAAGGAAACTGATCTTTAAAGATTGGGCAAGTATCTGCAGTCCTTGGTCTGAGGGGGGCTTCCTGATTAAGAATCTTGCTGTCTGGAATAAAGCTAGCATGCTTAAATGGCTTTGGCATTTTGTTCAAGGCACTGGTTCTATCTGGACTTCCTGGATTAGGCATTATTTCCTAGCTAATACCTCCATTTGGGATTTAAAAATTCAGGATTATCACTCTGAGAGCCTTAGAAATGTCCTCACTGCTAGGGATTTTTGGGTCACTCACCGTTTGCGATCGTCAGAAAGCAATTGATCCGTTGCTCACTTGCACTACCAAAGGTAAATTCTCTGTTGGGAAAGCCTACAATCTCCTAAGGCCTAAATTCCCTACTCAAGCTTGTTACAGAGCAGTTCAGGACCCTTTCCTTCAGTCCAGACATAAGTTTACTCTTATGTTAGCTCTCCAAAGGAAGCTTGCTACTGTGGATCAGCTTTGCAGGAGAGGGATTAGCATTGCCAATAGATGCTGCCTGTGTAAGAAGAATGCTGAATCCAGCAGACATTTGTTCTTTAATTGTCCTTATTCCCAGACTGTCCTTTCTTCACTTCTCTCCTGGATGGGACTCAATCTTAGGGATTTGCAGCTTAGAAGCCTTATTCTCTGGTGCCACCGCAGTAAACCTAAGCAACACTGGAGGAACAAGTGGTTCAAGTGTGGTATTGCTGCAGCAACTTATTACATCTGGATGGAAAGGAATTATCGTCTTTTTGAAGGCAAGGAGAGGCAAGCCCCCTGCCTCATCAAGGATATTAAGCTTTGTGTTCATGTTCTCCTTTTGCACAAATCATCTCCTACTGAACATACTGCAATTCTAGAGGCCTTGAATGTCTAGGGTATCTCTTTCGCTTTTGCTGTTTAGTGGCTATGCTTTGTAAGAACCTCATGTAATCCTATTTTGGAAATATATGAGAATATccttcttgcaaaaaaaataataataataataataataataattattattattataataataataataataacaataataacaataacaataacaataacaataacaataacaataacaataacaataacaataataataataataataataataataataataataataataataataataataataataataataataataataataataataataataataataataataataataataataataataataataataataataataataataataataataataataataataataataataataataataataataataataataataataataataataataataataggtctaggAAAACTTACCAAATCCATTACCCAGTGCCGATTTTGCAAACTTTGCATTCCTTTTCGACACACTCCCATCCACTCAGTATTCACAAGAGTCTCGTCTAAACTGTATATGAATATAATTAGAACATAAAATGCATCAACAAAATTTAATTGTGCAAATATGTTATCGATTTGACAACTTACTCGACTCCTTTACCCCTTTTCATTACAACAGCAAGAAGTTCTGTGTCTGTGAGCTGACGTTGACATTGATGTTGTGACTGCCTTCTCATTTGGAATTCTTGGTCAACTGCTTCAAATCTAGAAAAATCAGGgacaaataaaaaattaaatttatcaaGAACTTTACAACTTCATTAGAAAGTTTATGATTATATTGACTCAAAGGAATAGAGGGATACCTCAtatcaaaactcaaagatccagcTTTTGATAAGAGTTTATCCTTCAGTTGATTACCGTCAAAACAACAAATCTGAGAGCAAACTCTTGCAGCAAAAAGCTTAACTTGGTTGTGCTACAAAATAAATTGGAATATATGTTAAGCATTACATGTGTGTAGAAACAAATTGGAATATATGTTAAGCATTATAGAGACTAGCAAATTGATTGAATTG
Protein-coding sequences here:
- the LOC141617588 gene encoding protein FAR1-RELATED SEQUENCE 5-like, translated to MIFSNLEDRIDFYNKYAKVCGFIPMLDSTKLVNGIITHKRCVCNKEGKSRNKGTKRKRTVTRTACEAKVSFKIIDTGEYQIYDFVEVHTHAMVTPATMVHMKPSRNLNLFHKKMIMDNSRINHGPVDSFRMFKEYVKGYRNIGASLEDFKNFSRDVKKYIKEYDAEMLLETFMQKKAMSPSFYFDFEVDDEKRQSKVFWANPISIKNYALFGEAVSFDATYNFNEYKMVFCPFTGVDNHKRCVTFAGGLLRKEDGESFTWLFENFVKAMGDFYPTTILTDQCKGINQAVKDVFGDKTQHRLCMWNIMKKLPDKVGPTICQNTNFLKDINSIVWDGEIDTQEFELRWKSILSSYELSDHEWLKSMFDIRSSWIPAYFRDIYLGGIMRTTSRSESENSFFGNFTNPHLTLVVFWMPFQSAMDVQRWKYAKVTADDKNSSPKLSTPLLLEKKTSEFYTNTVFFINFKKNSKMRVLLVVFQLGQLKTTMSIFQ
- the LOC141617589 gene encoding uncharacterized protein LOC141617589 produces the protein MLKYRGFDDIPREYLLDRWSKYATCRPIFNVVGTTLLADCMSIENHQSKISELWSEVFTSVSLDEDNEELGDKLLELLRGFNEKLMISVKRGKSKNKKAEIEMLICSKIPSEASVLPPEKCKNKGSGRRITSNKEKAVQENAKPLRKCRACGEMTHHAAVVYLHSRKSVSPQAMYQETHRCVFTQPVMCIHATTAIWVNRNLITE
- the LOC141617591 gene encoding uncharacterized protein LOC141617591 — its product is MSSLLGIFGSLTVCDRQKAIDPLLTCTTKGKFSVGKAYNLLRPKFPTQACYRAVQDPFLQSRHKFTLMLALQRKLATVDQLCRRGISIANRCCLCKKNAESSRHLFFNCPYSQTVLSSLLSWMGLNLRDLQLRSLILWCHRSKPKQHWRNKWFKCGIAAATYYIWMERNYRLFEGKERQAPCLIKDIKLCVHVLLLHKSSPTEHTAILEALNV